Genomic DNA from Deinococcus humi:
AAGGTCTTGGTGGGCGTATAGCCGCTCAGCACGGGTTTGGCGCGGATGCTCTTGCGGTATAGGCCGACGGCCTTCAGCGCTTCGGTGGGGTCAATCGGGAGGCGAGTGGCGAGCGGCGCTGGGCAGATCGGGGAGCGCGGTGCAGCCTCTGGATGGCCTGCTCGCAGGGCCGCCACCTGGGCATCCAGAAAGGCCCGCCGGGTGGCCTCGGTGGCGAGGCGCTCCGGCGTCAGTCGTGAGGCAGTCATTCCAGACCACCAGCAGGCCATGAGAGGCACGGCAAGCCTACGATCCCTTGCTGGCGTGCTGACGGGCTTTGGAATGAAAAATCAAACAGCAAGAAGCTGTGTGGTTCTAGTCCAGAGGTGGAGGCCTTTGGAGGGAGGTCCAGACGAGACTCCAACTTCGTAGGAGGGTTGTCTGCCCGGTGGAATTCACGGCGCTTGAAGTCTTTGGGCTGATTGTGATTGACGAAGGCGGCAGCTTGAAAGGGCTGCTCGGCGGCGGACAGGGCGGCGCGTTCTGTTTTGATGAACAGATGGGCCGGCGCGCTGAACGTCGCCCCACTGGGGGGCAGTTCGGACATGGCTTCTCCCGGCTTGCAAAAAGGGGCCTTATCCGTTAAGCTGCGGGTGTTGCTGGCCCTTGTGCTTAACGAATCTAGTTTGTTTGAAGAACTCCGCTGCCAGGCGGGGTTTTTCGTATATCACGCTGCGGTTAAGTCGTCTAACTCAGATTCGTAGCCTCCATTGAACAACGATGGTAGCACAGTCCACGGTCCGCATCTATGGATATTTATGTTATTGCTCGTTGGTCGCAAAGAGGCCAGTGTCGAACCATTGGGGTGGTAAAGTTGCGGCGATGGCGAAAAGATACGCTAGACACGATTTGAGGGTGCAGTTTGCAAGGTTCACGGCGTGAGTGTCGTCAAGGTCTTTCGTTCGGCAGCCTTTACCGATCTGGCGAAAGAGATGAACCGCTTCGGAGCCATACTGCACTTTGAGGCCGAAACCATGTTCGGCAAAGAGCTAGTCACCCAGGCGCTCCGCCAACGCATCTGCACCCGGCGTAAAACCGCTCTGGGACAGACGCTGTTCCTCCTGTTTCCGGGTCGCCGGTTGGCGGGTATGGCTGGGCCGTTCACGCCCACGGACGACGGTCTGATGAACTCGATCTGCCTGCGCGACATCGGCCAGCGGCTGGAAAATGCTGGATACACCATCGATCTGACCGTCCGCAAACGGGCGCTGGTCTTCACGCCACCAGGCAGACGGGTGTTGGTTCTGGCGCAGCATGACGGGTATACATTGGCCGCCCTGCGTCGGCTGCACCGGGAGTTGGTGGCTGGTAGGATATTTGACCAGATTCAAGTGTTCACGTATCTGCCTCCTGAGGGCGTTGAGGAGTTAACCGCGTTTCTCTATGATCCGCCGCGCCGGAGTCAGCCTATCGATGCGCGCGAACTCGCCGTATTCGGATTGCCTCGACCTATGCCCAACAGGGATTTGACCCTTCCCGCTGGCGTGGTCTAAGCCACCTGTTCGGCCATCTGAGGACGGCATTCAACCCCCCACTGTGTGAGGCACAGCAGGTATTCCGTGCCATCGGCCAATCTCGTCCGGTATGCCGTGCCTGGGACAACGCCCGCCCTGGTGGCCCTGTCGTAAGCCCGGTCGAGCAGCGCAGCAGTTTTGCAGATCTCACGATCTCCCCTCCCACTGCTTTGCTGCTCACTTTGAGCATGGAGGTCATCCAGCAGGAGCGTCAACCGAGTAATTTCCGTCAGGAGATCGGCCAGGGGGATGTCGGCAGACTTGTGAGGGACTTGTAAGGTCTTCACCATAGGCTTGGTGTGAGAGACTCCACTCGCTCAACCGGGCCTCCAAAGCCATCGGCCCGGTTCAGGGGTTCACCCAGCTCCTCCTCGTACTCATGTTAGGAGGAAGCGCGGGCCACGGCGCGCTATTTTGCGTTAAACCATTCATGGCAGAGAAGTTTAGTCGTAAGCACTCAGGTATGGCTGTATGGGTAGGAACAACATTGTGGCTCGGCAGAGGTATAGCGTATAGCGCTGAGCGCACTCCTCTTGGATGCTTTTGTTGGATTTTCAAATGGCGAAGCTCAAGGACATGACACACAGTCCCCAGCGCAGAGGCAAAGGCAAATTAAGCCACAGCGTCCATCTTTATCTGGCCCAGCCTGACGACACATCTCGCATGACCTAGAACCTGATTGCCTTGCGCTGACTCTTCATCCCGGAACCATACGTTCATTCGGGTCTAGGCCGTCTTCTCAGGTGAGGCACCGTGGCCTTAAAATGCCGCTCTGGAGGGTGTTAAATCCGTCTTCTGCGCGCTAAAGTAGAGGCGTCCCTTTCGGGGGACGGGGTGCATGACAGCTCGGGGAGTTTTGAGGGGGAACCAGACACGGCCATGCGACAGCACCCGGACTGGTACTCCGGGTGCTGTAAAGGAGGTGATTTCTTATGTCCCGACGTAAGAATACACCGAAACGCGCCCGTCGGCCACTGACAGCCGCTGAGATCGCTGCGATCATCGTAGCCCTCGGCACGCTGCTCACCGGCCTGGCGGCGCTGCTGACAGCCCTGAAGTAACGCCCTCTCGCCCCTGAGCTGTTCCATCCGACTTGCCCCCGCCGCATGGCGGGGGCTGTTTTTAGGCTTTACAGCCTGTTGTGGATGATCTCACTGAGATGCTGGACAGGCTGCTCGAAGCGTTGAGACAGATGTTCAGGAATGAGTCCATATTCAGCGGTCAGCCGAACAGCCATATGTTGATGGGCTGGTGTCTGTGCCTGAGCTAGAGCAATGATCAATTGAGCCGCGATGACCACAGGCCGCCAATAGCTGAGATCACCACGTTGAACCGCCAGTTTTCCGTACTGAAAGCGAGCATTGGAGGACAATGAGCTTCGGTCAGGGGGCTGTCCGAAGGTTCGTTGAAATTCGTTTAACGTGGTCACTGGTGGCAGTATCACGCCGTAAGCTTCGGCTTTTTGGTGGCATCTTAAGATGGCTTCAGCAGCAGGCAACAATTCGGATACTGGGCTTGGACACACCGCCATGTAGGCAGCGGGGCGGGGATGCCAGCGCCTGAACACCTCCGCAAGCCCCTGAGAAGACCCGTAACGTAGGGTCCGGGCGTATTCAAAGATGCTTCTGATCTCCTGCTCCGAGCGGGTCACGGACTGAATCTGAAACGCGCTATCTGTGAGGGCCAGTTCGAGCTGCATTCCAGCCACCAATGTCCTGGTCAACAAATCCTCTTGTTCGAGCATGGGCATATCGTTCAGGGCGTGGCGGGCCAGACCATACTCGCCCAACTCAAGACGGCATTTGGCTTCCAGCCAGGCAATGAAGGGACGGTCCGTCATCCCGGTGCGCCATTTTTGCTCCTGAACCACCGCCAACGCGGTCAGCGCTCCGGTGCGGCGTTGTTTTTCCTGCCACGGCGGCAAAGCGTCGATTTCAGCCAGTCGGCGCAAGCAGAGCGCGATCCAACCGATCACCTGATCTCCGAGAATGGCGCTGTCCGCTGTTTCATTTGAACTGAAAATGCCCCTGAACGCCTGGATGACCGTGGCATGGATGGGCAGCGCAGGTTCTTGCTGCGCTGTCGCCCAGGCACCATCGAGATCGCCCAGATTCAACTGAGCGACCGCCAGCCCTTTTTTCTCCCGCGCATAGGCGTCATCGGCAGGGGTCAGCCGCTGCAACACCTTCAGCCGCTCCGTGAGGTCTTCGTGGTAGCGCCCGGCCAGCGCAACTGTACTGCGGTAGTAGCGTCTGGCACGCTCTTCAATTTCAGGCACCTGAGCGACGGTGGACAGCAGCACCATCTCTTTGGCTGTGACAATGGCCTGGGCATGATCACCCGTTGCCATGCTGTCGTAGTGCAGGGCCTCCAGCAGTCGGTATTCCACTTCAGAGCGGGACACCTCAGCGGCTTCGGAAAACTCGCAACGAACCTGGGCCAGGTACTGCTGAAGCAGATCGCTCATGGTGATTTCGCTGTCGTCGGCGAGCAACATGGCACGGCCCCGCCGCGTGGCGTAAGAAACCGCGAAAACGTAGTGGTGTTCCAGCAGGTTCCTGACCTGGGCGTAGGCCTGTTTCAAAGCGTTGTCTCGCCGCCCCTCATCTCGCAATCGGTTGAGCAAGATGGCCGCGCGGGTCAGGGGAACGGGCCGGTTCAACGTCAACAGCTCATCCGCAAGGGCCTCCAGAGAGCAGCCGTCGCGGATAAGCCGTTCTTCCCACGCCACACTCTCAGCCCAATGCTTGAACGGTGGGGGCGCAAGGACTGGCATGGGGGTGTCTAGGTGTTAACGCTGTGGGCCACGCCGTGGGTTTCATTTTCAGGTTCCGGTTCCCAGTCGCCACCGCCGGGCATTGCCAGGTAGAGGTCTGCGCCAATGACTTGCGCGCTTGGACCCGCGCTGTGGGTGCCGTTTTCAGGCTCTGGCTCCCAGTCGCCACCACCTGGCATTGCCAGGAAATGACCTGCGCCAGTGGCCTGCGCGGTATGCACGCTCACACCAACGCCAACAAAGGAGAAGACGCCGAGTGCCGACAGAATCAAGCCTTTGATTTTTTGCATGGGCTTATTTTTGGCGGCGTTCATGAGCGTTGTTTGGGTTTACAGGGGGCTTATATAGGCAACAAGGCCCGCCGCATGGTGGTGTCAATCAGGCGAAGTTGTTGGGAGGAAATTGAAAATTCGACGCCAGCGATTTGCAGCAGTTCAGGAAGGGGACGGGTATTGCCGAGCGCCAGCGCCTGCGCGAGCTGACCGAAGGCCTGGCCCGAATCCTGGGCGACGTTTTCCATGAAGCTAAAGGCCCATCCCCAGGCGAGCGCATACTCGATGCCCACCAGGGGCCGCCGCGCCAATTGCTGGGACAGAAAGGCCAGGGAAGGCAAGGCACGGCGCTCCACGCCGCTAGGATACCGGTCACTGATCTCCTGCCAGACCTCCTGCATCCGCGTGAAGGTCACCTCTTCGGTTGTGGTGTAAAACCATTCCTGAAACTCGTCCATGCTGCACTGGGCCGACATACGCGCGAGCGTCTGCTCGTAGAATCGTGCGCGGTAGGCCTCTAAGTTCTCGAAGGCGAAGAATTCGGGAAGCTGATCGAGGGACCACAGCTCAAAGACCTGGGCCACGAACTCCCGCATTTCCACACCTGGGAAATACTGCCAGAACGAGGCGTCTGGCGCGACACCGCTGAGCTGGGCCACATGCCCCAGTTCATGGAAAAGCACCTGATAGGAACTGGGCGTGGACTGAAGGGAGGTCTGAACATAGGGACGGCGGCGATGGGCCAGAAAGTCGCTGTAAGAGCGGGCGGCCTTGCCCGGACGGGAAGCCACATCGAGATAGCCCTCTGCATAAAGCTGCGCGACGCGCTGCCCCAGGCCCGGCAGGGTGGTGTCCAGCCGCCGCGCGGCCAGGGCCATGATGTCGGCCTCCTGGGTGTAGCGGGGGACGGCGCGAGCGCCAAAAGCATCCACGGTTAAATCCCAGGGCTGAAGGTGCTCAACCCCCAGCCAGGTCCGCCGCTTGTCCCGGAATTCCACCAGCAGCGGATTGAGTCCAGTTCGCACGTCGGCGCGGAACTGCCGGACCTCCTGCGGTGTGTAATCAAACCGCTCCAGCAGTTTCCACATGTGACTGTGAACCGTTTTCTCTCCACTGCGCCGGGCCAGCTCCCGGCGCAGGTCCAAGCTGGCGCGGTACTGCTCCGTCACCTGGGGAGCGATTCGCAACAGCGACTCCCTGGTGCTGAGGGCGGCGGCCTGCCGAACCTCCCGGTTTGGTGACACGGAGCGGCGGCCCACCTCCTGAACGCTGAGGGCCTGACCATCCAGTTCGTAGGTGCGCCGTGCGAACAGGGCCGTGAGATCGCCTGCGATCACCTCTAGCTGACTCTCCAGGTGTCCGCCGGGATCAAGCGCCTGCCGGGCCATGATCTCGAAATAGAGGAACGTTTGCTGCCAGTCGGGGGGAATGGTGAACGTCTGTCCCAACTGGATGGCCTGCTGGGCCGTCCTGTCATGCTGCTCCCGTAAATGGGGGGCCTGCTGGGTCAGAAAGACCTGACGGGCCAACTTCGCCTCCTCGTCGGTGGTGTCGGCCTGGAAAGCCCGCGTGAGCGCGGTGTTCTGCTCGTAGATTTCAGCTTCAAGTGCGGCCCATTGCAACAGCCAACTGTGAAAATCAGCGTCGTCCATGATCTGGGCCAGATGCAGCGCTTCGTAACGCTGATCCCAGGTGTGGGAGAGAACCGAAACCATGCCCAAGTATTGACCAGATATGGGATGGCGTTTCAACGGTGGACCGGCAGATAGAGGCCCAGATGGGGCCACAGTCCTCTCCCCTACCCGCTGGCCCACGCCCCGTCCTGGCGGGTCCAGGGCTGGTTGCGGGGATACCGGTAAGCGCTTTGGATGGCCGTGACCGCCTCGCCGACTGTAAATGGGGAGACCTTGACTCCACAAACCCGCTCCGCGTACTTGCCCGCGCAGGCTTCAGCCTCCTCGACGGCATATCCATTGGCATGGAGCCACAGACCCAGCATGAAGGCTCCCCGGTTCCGGCTGACCGCAGCGTAGCTCTCGGCCCGGTCGAGCATCAACCACACTGGCACCCGTCCGCCCTCCTCCATCTGCGCCGCTGAAGACGTCTGGTGTGAACGTTTGGCCGGACCTGGCGGGGTCAGTCCCAGGGCTTCGCGCAGGCGGTACTCGGCCCCCGCAATGCGGACCGTGAGGGGCACCTGGTCAATGGTCAGGTCACGCCGCTCAGCGGTGCGCCGGTATGGTCCTGCCCGGTTGCGGCTGGGCGGAGCCATGCAGTAACCGCCGTCGCCCCGAATATCCACCCCAGGCGGAAGGGCCGCTTTGTTCTTGGAAGCGTTGGACGGGACGTACCAGCCCGGATGTCTCAGGTAAAAGTGCATGCCGCCGCTGGGCGTAAGGACATGCGGCTGCCAACCCAAGGCTTGAACCAGCTCCAGCCCTTCAGGATCAACGTCAATGGCGACGTACCCGCTGAGCGCCCCAGTGACCAGCCCCAGCCCACGCGCGCGGTGCTGCAAATACCAGACCTCCAACTCCTCTAGGGTGGGCAGCCGACTTTGCAGGGCTTTCCAGGAGCTGCGGCGCTGGCCCTCGCGGTTCAGAGAGAAATGGCCGGTGGCCTTGAGGGCCTGATGGTGGGGCTGCTTGGCCTTTAGGGAGAGGCCGCCGCCAGTGGGAATAACGCTGACCTTGCGGGCCACCAACCTCCTGGCCTGCTCCAACATGGTTTCGGGTTCGTCATCGTGCATCTGAGCCTCCCTGGCCGGTCCGAGCGTCTTCTGACCATGTAAATATTAAAATAGCTTACTGATAAAATATTCATTCAGAAACAGCTCTTCCCCTTTCCTCCGCTCAATCCTCGCTCAACTCTGGATGATGGCGTGCCAGATATTCCGCCACCGCTTCGTGCAACGTCTCGTACTGTTTGCGGCCCTCGCGGGCGGCAGCCTGCTTTAGGCGGCGCTTGGTTCCGGCCAGCATGTGACTGCCGAACTGCACCAGCTTCTCTTCTGGTTCGGGCAGCGGCTCCGGCAGGGCAGGTTCTGCTTCGAGCTTGGCCTGACGAATCGCACGCAGGTCAAAACGGGCGGGTTTCTTGGGCGCTTCAGACATGGCCCAGCACCTCCCGCGTGGCGCTGGCATACTCCAGGGCCAGCAGCTTGGCGTAGCGGTTGCCCTTGAGGGCGTCGAGCGGCA
This window encodes:
- a CDS encoding M3 family metallopeptidase, producing the protein MVSVLSHTWDQRYEALHLAQIMDDADFHSWLLQWAALEAEIYEQNTALTRAFQADTTDEEAKLARQVFLTQQAPHLREQHDRTAQQAIQLGQTFTIPPDWQQTFLYFEIMARQALDPGGHLESQLEVIAGDLTALFARRTYELDGQALSVQEVGRRSVSPNREVRQAAALSTRESLLRIAPQVTEQYRASLDLRRELARRSGEKTVHSHMWKLLERFDYTPQEVRQFRADVRTGLNPLLVEFRDKRRTWLGVEHLQPWDLTVDAFGARAVPRYTQEADIMALAARRLDTTLPGLGQRVAQLYAEGYLDVASRPGKAARSYSDFLAHRRRPYVQTSLQSTPSSYQVLFHELGHVAQLSGVAPDASFWQYFPGVEMREFVAQVFELWSLDQLPEFFAFENLEAYRARFYEQTLARMSAQCSMDEFQEWFYTTTEEVTFTRMQEVWQEISDRYPSGVERRALPSLAFLSQQLARRPLVGIEYALAWGWAFSFMENVAQDSGQAFGQLAQALALGNTRPLPELLQIAGVEFSISSQQLRLIDTTMRRALLPI
- a CDS encoding bifunctional DNA primase/polymerase — encoded protein: MHDDEPETMLEQARRLVARKVSVIPTGGGLSLKAKQPHHQALKATGHFSLNREGQRRSSWKALQSRLPTLEELEVWYLQHRARGLGLVTGALSGYVAIDVDPEGLELVQALGWQPHVLTPSGGMHFYLRHPGWYVPSNASKNKAALPPGVDIRGDGGYCMAPPSRNRAGPYRRTAERRDLTIDQVPLTVRIAGAEYRLREALGLTPPGPAKRSHQTSSAAQMEEGGRVPVWLMLDRAESYAAVSRNRGAFMLGLWLHANGYAVEEAEACAGKYAERVCGVKVSPFTVGEAVTAIQSAYRYPRNQPWTRQDGAWASG